CAGGTACAGGTTGCCGCGCGCAGGGCCCAGGCTGGCGTCCAGGCTGTCGTAGGTGGTGATTTCGGTCCCAGTCCCGCAGCGGGCGCTGTCCACGTCCATTACGCCGTCCCCGTCGGTGTCGCGCGCGAGCAGCGAGGCCAGGCACGCTTCGAGGACCTCGCCCCGGCGCGTCAGCCACGCCGGGTCTGCCAGCCGGCCATATACGGCGGCGCTCAGCGCCCAGTTGGTGAGCTGCTCGAAGGTCATGTGCGAGAAGCAGCCGTGGAGGTCCTCGGTCTCGTACGAGGAGAGGCCAGGCGGTGAAAAGACGTTGGAGACCCCCACGTCGTGCGGGAAGCTTAGGCCACCGGGCAAAGGCCCACCGCTGCCCTGTACGGCGTCGGTAAAGGCGTAACGTTCCAGAAACAGGTCCAAGACGTTGCCGGAGGTCCAGGGATGATACCGCAGTTCCCAGAACAGCTGATCGATGGTCAGGTCCAGGGTGTTCATCATGCGGTACTCGCCCTCGTTGACCACCCAGAGGGGCCGGCCTCCTTCCCGCACGAGCAGCTCGGTATTGGCGAGGTAGCCGTGTGCGGCGTGCGCGAGCAGAAACTGCCTTTCGCAGCTTAGACCGCTGCCGCGCAGTTCCGCGTCCCGGTCCGCGGCGAGCTGTCGGTAGTGACCGGCGTGCTCCAACCCGAAGGCCAGCACCTCCTCCAGATCGGCGAACATCTCCGTGTAAAAGAACTGGGCGTTCAATCCAGCCGTCACCGTGCCGCCCTGGTAACTGCCCAGCGCGAGGACCAGCCGGCCCACCTGCCCCGGGGGAACGGTCAGCCGCACGCCCCCCGCGTTGCCCAGCCGACGGACGCGGGGACGGCGCTCTCCGAAGGCGGCCCCGATCACGTCGAAATCCTGGACCTCCTCCACATCGGGGCCGGGCAGGGCGGCCACCCCCCACCGCCGTCCCGCCGCCGCGCCCAGCAGCGCCCCGGCGGTGGTATCGGACAGGGGGCGGTTGACGCCTTCAAGGGCGAAGAGCAGCTCAGCCCTGTTCGCCGAATCCCGGTTGTCGAGTTCCAGTTCGGCCAGGACCACCGGACAGACCGCGCGTTTCAGGGCCGCGTCGTCGGTGCCGGGGGTGGGCACCTCGCCGAAGGGACTCAGGAGCCGAAAACGCAGGGGACCGTGCCGCCACTCGTCCGACGCCCAGCCGAGGTGACGTTCGAGTTCCTCACCTGGGACGGAGCGCGTGGGCGGGGGCGTGTGGCCGAGGCCGTCGGCATCGGCCTGATAGGCGAATTCCCCCAGCCCGAGGGGTGCACTGAGAAACGGCAGCACCTGCACGTCTTCTCCGCTCCGGCGGTAGGCGACATAGACGCTGCGCCCGGGCGAATGGACGTCCGACAGGGCGAAGCCGCCACCCTTGCCGAATTCACCCAGAATGAAGGGGGCGTAGGCTCCCCAGGGCGCGTGATGACTGAGATAGGCGTTACTCACGTTGGAGTCCTTTGCGGGTGCGTGAAGTGAAAAGAGGCCTCACGGCTGGTCCCCAAAGGAAACGTCTGTGGGAACGGCAGGTCCACTCCCGTACACCTGCCCGAATACAGTGGCGTACTGGGCACGGGATGCGAGCGGTTCCACCGGCGTTACTCCCGCCATCCCGGTGAGACCGAGGGGCGGCAAAGCGGCCGTGAGGTCGGGAAAGAATCCAGCGGCAGGCATGGCGAGGAGGGCAGCTCCCTGTGCGGGTCCGGGGACGTGAGGTGGCCGGTGGACGTCGAGACCGAGGGTGTGGGCCATCAGGCCGAGCCAGAGGTCACTGCGCGCTCCGCCCCCTGTGGCAAGGACCGAGCGCACCGACGAGAGGCCCACCATCACGTCCTGCACGTCGGCGAGCGCAAACGCTGTGCCTTCGAGCAGCGCGCGGGTCAGGTGGCCCCGGCCATGCGCCAGGCTGAGCCCCGTCCACACTCCGCGCAACGCCGGGTTCATGTGCGGGCTGCGTTCCCCCGCGAGGTAGGGGAGAAACACCGGGCTTTCTCCCCCTGCCTGCACCTGCTCCGCTTCGCGCAGCAGCCTCTCGAAGTCCACTTCCGGAAACAGCCGGTCCCGCAGCCACTGCAAGGCTCCCGCGCACGACAGGGTAACTCCCAGCAGGTGATACCCCCCGTCTGCGTGTGCGAACAGATGTACCCGTCCCTCGGGATCGGGCGTGGGTTGCGCGAGGGGCGCGAACAGCACTCCGCTTGTTCCCAGGCTCAAGCTCCCCACCTCGGGTCTGGCCGAACCCAGACCCAGCGCCACGCCCGCCGCCGCATTGTCCCCCGCTCCCGCCACCACCGGCAGACCCAGCGGGAGGCCCGTCTGTGCCGCCAGAGGGCCTTTCAAGTGCCCCGCCACCTCCCACGAGTTCACGACAGACGGAAACAGGGCGGGGGAGAGGTCCAGCGCGCCCAGCACGTCCGTGTCCCATTCTTTGCGGGCCAGATGCAGCGCACCTACGCCGGAAGCGTCGCTGGGTTCGGTGATCATCTGACCCGTGAGGACGAGGCCCAGATAATCCTTGGGCAGCAGGACGTGGCGCAGGCGGGCAAAGGCCCCGGGTTCCTCCCGTCGCAACCACAGTATTTTTGGGAGTTGAAAGCCGGTGACGGCCCGATTGCCCGTTCGGGCAATCAGTTCTGAGCGGGGAATTCGGGCCTCGATCTCCGCCACGTCCTGCCCTGTCCTCTGGTCATTCCACAAGGGGGCGGGTCGAATCACCTCCCCCTGGGCGCCGAGAAACACGGCGCCGTGCATCTGGCCGCTCAGCCCCAGGGCAACGGGGGTCTGGCCCTGCTCCCGAAGCTGGGCCGCCACGGCCGTGAGGGCGGCGAGGGTGCCCTGCACCCAGTCGTGGGGATCTTGTTCTGTCCACCCCGCGCGTGGGGTGGACAGCGGGTAGGGCCGAGTGACGGACGCGACGGTGCGCCGATGGACATCGAGCGCGACCACCTTCACCCCGCTCGTACCGAGGTCCACCCCGAGGGTAACGGGGGAGTGGGTCACGCCCCGACCTCCGTTTGGGCGCGGGGGGTCCTAAGGGGGGCACTGCCGCGCACCCCCAGGAGCACCTCCACGGTGAGCTGGTCGAGGTGCTCCAGGCCGGGTCCGCGCTGTCCGAGGGCTGAGCGGTCAAAGCTGCGGTTTTTGAGGCCCCGGGCCTTTTCGGGAGTGTAGCCCTGGCTGAGCGCTTCCAGCTCTGCGTCCTGCACCCTGTAGGCCTGCAGTGCTGCCTGAATCTCGGGGTCAGCGTTGAACTGCGCCACTTTGTCCTTGAGGATGAGGTAGGTGCGCATGCAGCCCCGGGCAAAGGTCCAGACCCCTTCGGCATCCTCGGTCCTCAACGCGTGGGCGTCAAAGTGTCGGGGACCAGCGTACCCACTGTCTTCCAGCAGTTTGACCGTGAAAAACGCGCCCTTGAGGTTCTCAGCCCCGAAGCGCAGGTCCTGATCGAAGCGCCCCATCTTCTGATCGTTGAGGTCGATGTGAAACAGCTTGCCCGCGTCGATCGCCTGGGCGATGGCGTGAGGAAACGAGAGTCCCGCCATCGTCTCATGGGCAAACTCGGGATTGACCCCGAACAGCTCCGGCTGTTTGAGGGTGGCAATGAAGCCCAGCGCCGAGCCGACGGTGGGCAGGAAGATGTCCCCCCGCGGCTCATTTGGCTTGGGTTCCAGAGCAAACCGGTAGTTGTACCCCTGGTCCTGGCTGTACTGCGCCAGAAAGTCCAGGCTGTCGCGGAACCACCCAAGAGCATCGAGCAGTTTGCCGCTGCCGTCGACTTCGGTGCCTTCGCGGCCGCCCCAGAAGACGTAGGTCTGCGCCCCGAACTCGGCACCCAGATCCATCGCCTGCATCGTCTTTTGCAGGGCGTAGGCGCGCACGCGGGCGTCCGCGCTCGTAAACGCCCCGTCCTTGAACGCGGGGTCCGAAAAGAGGTTGGTGGTCGCCATCGGGACGACGAGGCCGGTGTCGTCCAGGGCCGTGCGAAACTCCCGGATGATCTGGTCACGCTCAGCGGCAGACGCGTCGATGGGCACCAGATCGTTGTCGTGAAAGTTCACGCCGTACGCGCCGAGTTCGGCCAACTTGCGAACGACGTCGGGAGCAGAAAAACCGCGACGGGTGGCTTCACCAAAAGGATCGCGGCCCGTCTGGCCCACGGTCCACAGGCCAAACGTGAACTTGTCGGCGGGCGTTGGGGTGTAATCGGTCATGGGCATACCTCTGGGAGGGCGAGCAAGGTGTAGGGCTTCAGGCCATCTGGGGTTGCGGCGCGTACTTGCGGATGAGGTCCACGAGCCCGGCGTTCGGGCAGCAGTGGCGAAGGGTGAAGGACGACAGCACTCCGTCCAGCTCATTCTCGCTCAAGTGCTCGAACAGCCGGACGTAGGCGGGTTGCAGCAGGCCGCCGACGTAGTGGTCGAACGCCGCTTGCCCCAGGAAGCGCCGGTTGGCCTGGGGTTCGATGCTCGGATCACCCGCCACGCCCTCGATGAGGCGCGCGAGCTCGTCCAGCTTCCGTTTGGCGGACGTCTGCGGCAGCCAGCCCATCCAAAAATCGGTGTCCAGTTCAGCCTTGGCGCGCAAGCTGGGGGCGACAAGGCGGAGATACGGTGACTCCGGGTCCAGCGTGACCAGCCCCATCACCCCCACATCCTTGTAATTCCAGGTGGTCCAGTGCGCTCCGAATTCCTCGAACACACCGATCTGGTCGTCCAGGGCCTGCAAGCGACTGGCGGGGTCGTCGCCGGGCCCGTTGTAGACCGAGCCGAACTCGCCCACCCAAAGGGGCACGCCGTGTTTCTGGGCGAACTGCGCGCCTTCGGTGTTGAAAAAGACCTCACGCTGCCGTTCCCGGTCCCAGCGCTGCCGGGTGGGCTCGGTCTGGAAGGAGCCCTCGTAGCCCTCGAATTCGCCGGGGTAGGGGCCGGGACCAAACCCGGCCGGGGTGTAGTTGTGGCTGGAGTAGACCAGATTCTCGGCGAAGGGTGCCTGCAGACCTTCAAAACGGGTGGAAAACAGGTCACCTTCCAGAAAGACGATGTGGGCGGGATCGACCTCGCGGATGGCGGTGACCACGCGGCGGTAGATGCGGTTGAGGACCTCCCAGTTGGGGCGGTAGGCGTTGCTGCCAAAACGGCCCCGGGGCGCGTTCGTGACGGGTTCGTTCATCACGTTGTAGCCCGCGATCCAGGGGTGTCCGCAGAAGCGCTCAGCCAGGGCCCGCCACAACTGCACGAAGCGGTCCTGAAAATGCGGATGCTGCCAGAACAGGGCCACGCGGTTCGCGTTGTCGCTATGCCAGTCGGTGTTCTGCCAGCCCTGCACCGCGTGGAGATCGAGAATGGCGTAGACCTGGTGCTGGGCACACCACGTCAGGGCCTCTTCAAGCCGGGTGAAGCCGCTCTCCAGCCACTCGAAGGGGCGGTCATCGCGCTCGAACTGCCGGTAATTGAGGGCAATCCGCACGGTATTGGCCCCGGTCGAGCGGATAAAACGCACGTCGTCTTCGGTAAAGAAGTGGGCCTGCAGACGCTCGAAGAAGAACGCGGTGCGGGCGGGCCCCAGCAGGTCGCGCATCGTTTCTTTCAGGGCGTGTTCGGCTCCTGGATACCCATTGATGAAGTTTTCCAGATGCATCCACCCGCCGATGCACGTGCCGCGCAGCGTCACCCGCTCGCCCGCCGAATTCACGATTTGGCCGTTTCTGACTTGCAACATGATGTTCTCCCCTGGCTCCCGGCTCAGCCCTTGACCGAGCCGGCCATCATGCCCCGGATGATGCGTTCTTGCCCAAACATATAGGCGGCGATCAGGGGCAGCGTGGTGAGCGTCACGACCGCGAGGATCGCCGGAATGTTCGCGCTGTACTGTCCCTGGAAGTCCCAGATTGCGAGCGGCAGCGTGCGGTTTTGCGGACTCGCCGTCAGCACGTAGGCGAAGATGAACTCGTTCCACATGTTGATGCCGTTGTAGATGGCGACGGTGGCGAGGCCAGGGGTGCTCAGCGGCAGGAAGACGCGGGTGAACAGGGTCACCGGCCCGGCGCCGTCGATCTGCGCGGCCTCCTGCATCTCACGCGGAATCTGGCGCATGAATTCGGTCAGGATAAAGATGCTGATGGGCAGGCTGAAGGCCACGTAGGGACCGACGAGCGCGAATGGCGTGTCGTAGAGCCCCACCGCCCGGGTCATCAGGTAGATGGGAATCAGGGTGACGTGCACCGGTACGATCAGACCCGCGATCACCAGGCCAAACAGCAGGCCGTTCAACCGGAAGTGGAGGCGGGCGAATGCGAAAGCGGCCATGCTGCTCAGCAGCAGGGTGATGGCGGTGGAGAGGACCACAACCAGCACGCTGTTTCGGAGATAGGTGAAGAACGGGCCGTGCAGGACGCTGACGTAGTTGCTGAAGTCGAAAACCTTTGGCAGCGCCCAGACTGGCGTGGAGTAGATGTCAGCCTGACTTTTCACGCTCGTCAGGAACATGAACGCGAACGGGAGCGTGGCGACCAGCAACCACAGCACGGCGAGGATGAGGCGCAGGGCCTGACCAGGCAGTTTGCGAAGCCAGACGGGCCACCTTTGCTGTGCCCGTTGCCTGTGCCTGGGCGGCCGTTTGGGGGTGGTCTGGATCACGTCAGACCTCCGTCTCAAAGCGCCTGCTGGCGCGCAGGGCAAGGGCCGCCGTGGCAGCGACGATCACGAACATGGCCGTAGAAATCGCGGCGCCGTACCCGATGTTGAAGCCTGCGAACACAGTGCGGTACATGTACGTCGCCATCACCTCCGAGGCGTTGGAAGGTCCGCCCCCGGTCATGACGTAGACCATGTCGAAGTAGCGCAGCGACCCGATCAGGGACAGCACTACGGCCGTGCGGATGGTGCCCTGCAGGAACGGCAGCGTGATTTTCCAGAAGATGACCCGTTCGTTCGCGCCGTCGAGCGTGGCCGCTTCCCGGAGTTCGCCCGGCATCCCCGACAGTCCGGCCAGAAACAGCAGCATGTAGAAGGGAATGTTTTGCCAGCACACCACCGCGATCACGGCTGGCAGGGAGAGGGCCGTGCTGCCCAGCCAGTCTTGCGCGAGTGCGTCCAGGTGCACGGCCCGCAGCACCGCGTTGATGGGTCCGAAATTGGGGTCATACACCGAGCGGAACACAGTGCCGACGGCCACGCTGGACATCAGGAGCGGCAGAAAGTACAGCACCTTGAGCAGGCGGGAGCCCCGCCCCGCCTTGTCGAGCAGGAAGGCCAGAATCAACCCCACGGGAATCTGCACGGCGATGGAGAGGATTGCCAGGAGGCCATTGTTGCGGATGGCGGTTCTAAAGACTCCATCCTGGGCGAGCTCTGCCCAGTTCTGCCCCCCGACGTACTTCGCCGTGTTGCCCAGACCGTTCCAGTTGAGCAGCGACAGCCGGAAACTGGACAGGAGCGGGTACACCAGGAACACGCAGAGCATCAGCAGGGCGGGCAGCAGGAAGGCGGCAGCAACCCAGGTCTGACTCAGGTCCCGGCGCTTTCGCAGCGCTCGCCGGGTGGGTTCGGTGGGCAGGGCAGTACGCATGGATCACTCCTCCGGGGAAGGTGAAGCGGGAGGGCACACGCGGGAAATGCGCATGTCCTCCCAGCCGCCTTATTTCAGCAGTTTTTTGGCGAGCGTCTCCATCTGCGTCGCCACCTGCTGGGGCGTGCTGCTCAGGCCCAGCAGCGCCTGGCTGGTGTCCTTGTGCAGCTCGCCGAGTTGCGGGGGCAGCTCCTGGTCATACCACAGCTGCACGCTGGGAGCCCTGCTGACAAACGCCTGGATGCGCTTTAATAGGGGATCGCTGACCTTGAGGCCCTTCACCGGCGGCAGGCGGTTATCGGCGACGCGGGCCTGGGCGGATTGATCGTCGATCAGGTACGTCAGCAGCTTGAAGGCCGCGTCCGGGTTCTTGCAGGACTTGGAGACGCTGTAGAAGTTGTCGCCCACGGTCCCCAGTACGGCGTTGGGGTTGCCCTTGCCGCCCGGCACGCTGGGGAAGGGGAAAAAGTCCACCTTCTTCAGGAACTCTGGGTTCTCGTTGTTGATCGTGCCCAGTTCCCAAGTGCCCATGAGTTCCATGGCGGCCTTGCCCGAGTACAGCAACTGGCGGGACACGCCGCTGTCGTAGTCCAGCCCGTTATAGCCCTGCACGAAGGCCCCGGCCTTCACCAGCTCCTGAACCATCTGACCTGCCCGTACGAACGCCGGGTCCGTGAAGTGGCCGCCGTTCTCACGCAGGGCGGCATTTTTAAAGGCGTTCGGCCCGCCGATCCGGTCCACCAGGTAGGCGTAGAACATGCTGCCCGGCCACTTGGCCTTGTTGGCCAGCGAGAACGCGGCCACGCCGTTTTTCTTCAGTGTGGCGTTCACCTGCAGCAGTTCGTTCCAAGTCTTTGGCGGCTTGAGCCCGTACTTGGCGAACAGCTCCCTGTTGTACAGGACGACGGCGACGGCGGTGTTTTCGGCAGGAACGCCGTAGATCTTGTTGCCGAAGGTTACCGAACTCCAGGCGGCGGGCAGAATGCGGTTTTTGAAGGCGGCATTCTTGTTCAGGTACGGCGTGAGGTCCAGCACCTGGCCCGACCTGATGTACTCGTTCAGCGGCCCGCCACCCCAGGACATAAAGACGCAGGGCGCGCTGTTTGCGCCGACCGCGATCTTGAGCTTGCTCTTGTAGGTGTCGTTCTGGGTGGGGCTGACGTTGACCTTCACGCTGGGGTTGGCCTTTTGAAAGCGGTCCACGGCGTCCTGGATGATCTTCTTCC
The sequence above is a segment of the Deinococcus hopiensis KR-140 genome. Coding sequences within it:
- a CDS encoding extracellular solute-binding protein: MPKTFRTALTALLASSAGLAQAQDAIDLWHIQTTDAGKKIIQDAVDRFQKANPSVKVNVSPTQNDTYKSKLKIAVGANSAPCVFMSWGGGPLNEYIRSGQVLDLTPYLNKNAAFKNRILPAAWSSVTFGNKIYGVPAENTAVAVVLYNRELFAKYGLKPPKTWNELLQVNATLKKNGVAAFSLANKAKWPGSMFYAYLVDRIGGPNAFKNAALRENGGHFTDPAFVRAGQMVQELVKAGAFVQGYNGLDYDSGVSRQLLYSGKAAMELMGTWELGTINNENPEFLKKVDFFPFPSVPGGKGNPNAVLGTVGDNFYSVSKSCKNPDAAFKLLTYLIDDQSAQARVADNRLPPVKGLKVSDPLLKRIQAFVSRAPSVQLWYDQELPPQLGELHKDTSQALLGLSSTPQQVATQMETLAKKLLK
- the xylB gene encoding xylulokinase, which translates into the protein MTHSPVTLGVDLGTSGVKVVALDVHRRTVASVTRPYPLSTPRAGWTEQDPHDWVQGTLAALTAVAAQLREQGQTPVALGLSGQMHGAVFLGAQGEVIRPAPLWNDQRTGQDVAEIEARIPRSELIARTGNRAVTGFQLPKILWLRREEPGAFARLRHVLLPKDYLGLVLTGQMITEPSDASGVGALHLARKEWDTDVLGALDLSPALFPSVVNSWEVAGHLKGPLAAQTGLPLGLPVVAGAGDNAAAGVALGLGSARPEVGSLSLGTSGVLFAPLAQPTPDPEGRVHLFAHADGGYHLLGVTLSCAGALQWLRDRLFPEVDFERLLREAEQVQAGGESPVFLPYLAGERSPHMNPALRGVWTGLSLAHGRGHLTRALLEGTAFALADVQDVMVGLSSVRSVLATGGGARSDLWLGLMAHTLGLDVHRPPHVPGPAQGAALLAMPAAGFFPDLTAALPPLGLTGMAGVTPVEPLASRAQYATVFGQVYGSGPAVPTDVSFGDQP
- a CDS encoding carbohydrate ABC transporter permease; amino-acid sequence: MRTALPTEPTRRALRKRRDLSQTWVAAAFLLPALLMLCVFLVYPLLSSFRLSLLNWNGLGNTAKYVGGQNWAELAQDGVFRTAIRNNGLLAILSIAVQIPVGLILAFLLDKAGRGSRLLKVLYFLPLLMSSVAVGTVFRSVYDPNFGPINAVLRAVHLDALAQDWLGSTALSLPAVIAVVCWQNIPFYMLLFLAGLSGMPGELREAATLDGANERVIFWKITLPFLQGTIRTAVVLSLIGSLRYFDMVYVMTGGGPSNASEVMATYMYRTVFAGFNIGYGAAISTAMFVIVAATAALALRASRRFETEV
- a CDS encoding glycoside hydrolase family 52 protein, which produces MSNAYLSHHAPWGAYAPFILGEFGKGGGFALSDVHSPGRSVYVAYRRSGEDVQVLPFLSAPLGLGEFAYQADADGLGHTPPPTRSVPGEELERHLGWASDEWRHGPLRFRLLSPFGEVPTPGTDDAALKRAVCPVVLAELELDNRDSANRAELLFALEGVNRPLSDTTAGALLGAAAGRRWGVAALPGPDVEEVQDFDVIGAAFGERRPRVRRLGNAGGVRLTVPPGQVGRLVLALGSYQGGTVTAGLNAQFFYTEMFADLEEVLAFGLEHAGHYRQLAADRDAELRGSGLSCERQFLLAHAAHGYLANTELLVREGGRPLWVVNEGEYRMMNTLDLTIDQLFWELRYHPWTSGNVLDLFLERYAFTDAVQGSGGPLPGGLSFPHDVGVSNVFSPPGLSSYETEDLHGCFSHMTFEQLTNWALSAAVYGRLADPAWLTRRGEVLEACLASLLARDTDGDGVMDVDSARCGTGTEITTYDSLDASLGPARGNLYLAVKTWAALVCLEQALTALGRGGERARQQAQRAAARIAGAFDPALGYIPALLSGGSDACIIPAVEALVYPLLLGLREAVSETGPYGPLVARLRQHLQTALQPGRCLDPVSGGWKLSSTSPNTWMSKIFLCQFVAETVFGLAPDPHCDAAHVRWQQLGSAAHGPTDQVRSTDGHALGSRLYPRLVTAVLWLPLPEGPSLPRWEAALHSPVSS
- a CDS encoding carbohydrate ABC transporter permease, with product MIQTTPKRPPRHRQRAQQRWPVWLRKLPGQALRLILAVLWLLVATLPFAFMFLTSVKSQADIYSTPVWALPKVFDFSNYVSVLHGPFFTYLRNSVLVVVLSTAITLLLSSMAAFAFARLHFRLNGLLFGLVIAGLIVPVHVTLIPIYLMTRAVGLYDTPFALVGPYVAFSLPISIFILTEFMRQIPREMQEAAQIDGAGPVTLFTRVFLPLSTPGLATVAIYNGINMWNEFIFAYVLTASPQNRTLPLAIWDFQGQYSANIPAILAVVTLTTLPLIAAYMFGQERIIRGMMAGSVKG
- the xylA gene encoding xylose isomerase, translated to MTDYTPTPADKFTFGLWTVGQTGRDPFGEATRRGFSAPDVVRKLAELGAYGVNFHDNDLVPIDASAAERDQIIREFRTALDDTGLVVPMATTNLFSDPAFKDGAFTSADARVRAYALQKTMQAMDLGAEFGAQTYVFWGGREGTEVDGSGKLLDALGWFRDSLDFLAQYSQDQGYNYRFALEPKPNEPRGDIFLPTVGSALGFIATLKQPELFGVNPEFAHETMAGLSFPHAIAQAIDAGKLFHIDLNDQKMGRFDQDLRFGAENLKGAFFTVKLLEDSGYAGPRHFDAHALRTEDAEGVWTFARGCMRTYLILKDKVAQFNADPEIQAALQAYRVQDAELEALSQGYTPEKARGLKNRSFDRSALGQRGPGLEHLDQLTVEVLLGVRGSAPLRTPRAQTEVGA
- a CDS encoding glycoside hydrolase family 5 protein, producing MLQVRNGQIVNSAGERVTLRGTCIGGWMHLENFINGYPGAEHALKETMRDLLGPARTAFFFERLQAHFFTEDDVRFIRSTGANTVRIALNYRQFERDDRPFEWLESGFTRLEEALTWCAQHQVYAILDLHAVQGWQNTDWHSDNANRVALFWQHPHFQDRFVQLWRALAERFCGHPWIAGYNVMNEPVTNAPRGRFGSNAYRPNWEVLNRIYRRVVTAIREVDPAHIVFLEGDLFSTRFEGLQAPFAENLVYSSHNYTPAGFGPGPYPGEFEGYEGSFQTEPTRQRWDRERQREVFFNTEGAQFAQKHGVPLWVGEFGSVYNGPGDDPASRLQALDDQIGVFEEFGAHWTTWNYKDVGVMGLVTLDPESPYLRLVAPSLRAKAELDTDFWMGWLPQTSAKRKLDELARLIEGVAGDPSIEPQANRRFLGQAAFDHYVGGLLQPAYVRLFEHLSENELDGVLSSFTLRHCCPNAGLVDLIRKYAPQPQMA